A region from the Desulfitobacterium dehalogenans ATCC 51507 genome encodes:
- a CDS encoding FMN-binding protein, translated as MKKKYLLFMSLLILAASVIVYKVQAGGDYLPKMREMAGQGSEVKQLAGEIYEASQQGEIIGYFNLQSAIGYAGPVDVLVFIDKEGQLKKLEIVQQTETPSFFNKVMSVGFVDNILGKKANSQFELGQDLDGVTNATFTSRAIAEAVRKASHTIAMTQLNMEVPQTTSLKLSLEHYLLLGLLFAVFLFQKFKLNKLRNVTLIAGFLLIGYWQKALLTLGNIASVISGNISWQNMPFWLILLIGVFALILITGRNLYCYWICPYGALSELLGAFGRFSRTSYKPCERSIKRFKHLRLFLAWIALVFAFLMMNPSISSYEIFAPLFAWEGTAVQWLMLPVMLFAGVFILRIWCRFFCPVGGILDFLVTCRRSCVQWIDSKVMKNKLSQKQLRQIQLEPGHQEKA; from the coding sequence ATGAAAAAAAAGTATTTGCTATTTATGTCGTTGTTAATTCTTGCTGCCAGTGTAATAGTTTATAAAGTACAGGCAGGTGGAGATTACCTGCCCAAGATGAGAGAAATGGCTGGACAGGGAAGTGAAGTAAAGCAACTCGCAGGAGAGATCTATGAAGCTTCACAACAGGGAGAGATTATTGGTTACTTCAATTTGCAAAGTGCAATTGGCTATGCCGGTCCTGTGGATGTTTTGGTTTTCATCGACAAAGAGGGTCAGCTTAAAAAGCTGGAGATTGTTCAGCAGACTGAGACTCCTTCATTTTTTAATAAAGTTATGTCTGTAGGATTCGTGGATAATATCCTTGGTAAAAAAGCAAATAGCCAATTTGAACTTGGTCAGGATTTAGATGGCGTAACCAATGCCACGTTTACTTCCAGGGCAATAGCCGAAGCGGTACGCAAGGCTTCTCATACGATAGCAATGACTCAATTAAATATGGAGGTACCGCAGACAACTAGTTTGAAACTATCCTTAGAGCATTATTTGCTTTTGGGACTCCTTTTTGCAGTGTTTTTGTTTCAAAAATTCAAACTGAATAAATTAAGGAATGTAACTCTTATCGCTGGTTTCCTCTTAATAGGTTATTGGCAGAAGGCACTTCTTACGTTAGGTAATATTGCCTCAGTAATCTCCGGGAATATATCTTGGCAGAATATGCCTTTCTGGTTAATCTTGCTTATTGGAGTGTTCGCTCTGATCCTCATTACTGGACGCAATCTTTATTGTTATTGGATATGTCCCTATGGAGCTCTGTCTGAATTGTTGGGGGCGTTCGGGAGGTTTAGCCGAACGAGTTACAAGCCCTGTGAAAGAAGTATAAAAAGATTTAAACATCTACGTTTATTCTTAGCTTGGATTGCTTTAGTATTTGCTTTTTTGATGATGAACCCGAGTATCAGCAGCTACGAGATCTTTGCTCCGCTTTTTGCTTGGGAGGGAACTGCAGTCCAGTGGTTAATGCTGCCGGTTATGCTGTTTGCCGGAGTATTCATCTTGCGGATCTGGTGCCGGTTCTTTTGCCCAGTAGGAGGAATTTTGGACTTTTTAGTAACTTGTAGAAGGAGTTGTGTTCAATGGATAGACAGCAAGGTAATGAAAAACAAGTTGAGTCAAAAACAATTGAGACAAATTCAGTTGGAACCCGGCCATCAGGAAAAAGCTTAA
- a CDS encoding reductive dehalogenase — protein sequence MDSEKENTLDQKEEKRSVGISRRNFFKASGIAAGVAALGLVTKSQPVYAGQESESAIVNFAVQEVDQSPYNLPPFANAENLKRYELGKNAFYSKELSMDKFGGNPWHIEAEKYIVKFIKEGVPGYSLMDNAFYDAAWASYKGTPLFSWEPLGVSNIKRAETVGKWEATPEQNNRYIKKVANEYGSGDTGVAVLNEQWFLSQDEKGKPYVFSTEHSKPTITEEAYYIPKTMNRVIVMLAPMNPNMLKYAPTTLSEATVGTEYSQMAESAGKMAEFIRGLGYNAIPMGNDASLSVPIAIDAGLGELGRHGLLVHPEYGSSVRISKVLTDLPIAPDKPISFGAAEFCRTCMKCAEACPSESISKDKDPSDKVACASNNPGMKKWYVNTWTCLNQWVENGGGCNICLSACPYNKPKTWIHDVVKGVSAKTTVFNSTFATLDDALGYGTHDKNPKEFWDSDKNVPKWW from the coding sequence ATGGATAGTGAAAAGGAAAATACTCTAGATCAAAAGGAGGAGAAGCGAAGCGTTGGAATAAGTCGTAGGAACTTCTTTAAGGCATCAGGAATTGCGGCTGGAGTAGCTGCTCTGGGGTTGGTCACTAAGAGTCAGCCGGTTTATGCTGGACAGGAGTCAGAATCTGCAATAGTCAATTTTGCAGTCCAAGAAGTCGATCAGTCACCTTATAATTTGCCCCCGTTTGCCAACGCAGAAAATTTAAAGCGTTATGAACTGGGCAAAAATGCCTTCTACAGTAAGGAATTATCAATGGACAAGTTTGGAGGCAACCCTTGGCATATTGAGGCAGAAAAATATATCGTGAAGTTTATTAAAGAAGGCGTTCCTGGTTATTCACTTATGGACAATGCCTTTTATGATGCTGCTTGGGCTAGTTACAAAGGAACACCGCTCTTTTCTTGGGAGCCTCTGGGAGTTAGCAATATAAAAAGAGCTGAAACGGTAGGTAAATGGGAAGCTACCCCGGAGCAAAACAATCGATATATAAAAAAGGTTGCTAATGAATATGGGTCTGGAGACACGGGAGTCGCTGTTTTAAATGAGCAATGGTTCTTAAGCCAAGATGAAAAAGGTAAACCATACGTTTTCTCTACAGAGCATAGCAAGCCTACGATTACTGAAGAAGCCTACTATATCCCCAAAACCATGAATAGAGTCATTGTTATGTTGGCGCCTATGAATCCAAACATGTTAAAGTATGCACCGACGACTTTATCAGAGGCTACCGTAGGAACCGAGTACTCTCAGATGGCTGAAAGCGCAGGTAAGATGGCCGAATTTATTAGGGGCCTAGGTTATAATGCAATCCCTATGGGGAATGACGCTTCCTTAAGTGTACCTATAGCTATTGATGCTGGTCTTGGAGAGTTGGGCCGTCATGGACTTCTGGTACATCCGGAATATGGTAGTTCAGTTCGGATATCTAAAGTATTGACGGATCTTCCTATTGCACCTGATAAACCGATCAGTTTTGGAGCCGCAGAGTTTTGCCGCACATGTATGAAATGCGCTGAGGCCTGCCCTTCTGAGTCTATATCCAAAGACAAAGATCCCTCAGATAAAGTCGCTTGCGCCTCTAACAACCCAGGTATGAAAAAATGGTATGTTAATACATGGACATGCCTGAATCAATGGGTGGAAAATGGAGGGGGATGTAATATCTGTCTATCTGCTTGTCCTTACAATAAACCAAAAACCTGGATTCATGATGTAGTAAAAGGAGTTTCAGCTAAGACAACTGTATTTAATAGTACTTTTGCTACGCTAGATGATGCACTAGGATATGGTACTCATGATAAGAATCCAAAGGAATTTTGGGATTCCGATAAAAATGTCCCTAAATGGTGGTAA
- a CDS encoding demethoxyubiquinone hydroxylase family protein, translated as MGMEREDLIRRLNWFYSLEVNQVEVYKAQSKQFKDHYAGQVFERVVSIEQSHVDNVAGRIMSLGGNPTLLGEVASPIIGMSLGNLMSLTGLERALQLNIELERKAMSDYKKLIKDLVAGGEDPGGEFCTQLKHNFIDEHLHAALFDTLRENLMEDKIGGI; from the coding sequence ATGGGCATGGAGCGGGAGGATCTGATACGAAGGCTGAATTGGTTCTACAGCTTAGAGGTGAACCAAGTGGAAGTGTATAAGGCGCAAAGCAAGCAGTTTAAAGATCACTATGCAGGGCAAGTCTTTGAGAGAGTGGTCTCGATAGAACAATCCCATGTAGATAATGTGGCCGGCCGCATTATGAGTTTAGGGGGCAACCCTACACTATTAGGAGAAGTGGCTTCTCCCATCATCGGCATGTCCTTAGGTAATTTAATGTCTTTAACCGGTCTGGAGAGGGCTCTTCAGCTGAATATTGAGCTGGAAAGAAAGGCCATGAGTGATTATAAGAAATTGATTAAAGATTTGGTCGCAGGGGGAGAAGACCCAGGCGGGGAATTCTGTACTCAGCTGAAGCATAATTTCATTGATGAACATCTGCATGCGGCGCTATTCGATACCCTAAGGGAAAACTTAATGGAGGACAAGATTGGAGGAATATAA
- a CDS encoding spore germination protein has protein sequence MVLLSKSFFTVIKELTQRPYKKKIRPVQRTPIDQEWDKPISFARIEEELSKSSDIIFRKFILRVKEEIPCVLGVVDGLVDKNILDAYVLRALMVEAVDDPLFQAMTFEHVLDGLLDLFTPTNEVKKISHLGEAIDAMLSGDAVLFLEEGQEAIVISARGWANRGVNVPLNESSIRGPKEGFNETLRTNTSLLRRRIKHPSLRLVSMKIGDLSKTDVVIAYIENMANMDVVSEVLRRLSRIQIDGIVSGDMLEELIEDHPYSPFPQVSNTERPDIVASDLLEGRVAIMVDGTPSALIVPVTLPIFMQVNDDYYQRAMIVIIVRTIRYWGAFIALLAPSLYIAVTTFHQEVLPTTLVLSIAANREAVPFSALGEALLMLLALEILQEGGLRLPKPIGQTIGIVGALIIGDAAVKAGLISPIMVIVIGLTAVSSYTIPYYDLAIAIRLIRVPLMILSGTMGFFGLGIGLYLTIIHLLGLRSFGTPYLSPIAPFKLRAFLQDTFVRAPWWASGDVPDLVDVHDTKSGRKK, from the coding sequence GTGGTATTATTGTCAAAAAGTTTTTTTACCGTAATAAAGGAGCTAACTCAGCGTCCTTATAAGAAAAAAATACGACCTGTCCAGAGGACTCCCATAGATCAAGAATGGGATAAGCCCATTTCTTTTGCACGGATTGAAGAAGAATTATCCAAAAGCAGTGATATAATTTTTCGGAAGTTCATTTTGCGGGTTAAAGAGGAAATACCCTGTGTGCTTGGGGTAGTCGATGGCTTAGTTGATAAAAATATATTGGATGCTTATGTACTGCGGGCGCTCATGGTCGAGGCCGTCGATGATCCTCTCTTTCAAGCAATGACTTTTGAACATGTCCTTGATGGATTGCTGGATCTGTTTACCCCGACGAATGAAGTGAAGAAGATAAGCCACTTGGGGGAAGCCATTGATGCTATGTTATCCGGGGATGCAGTTCTTTTCCTTGAGGAAGGCCAAGAGGCTATTGTGATTAGTGCCCGTGGCTGGGCAAATCGAGGAGTAAATGTTCCTCTGAATGAATCCTCCATCCGTGGACCTAAGGAAGGGTTCAATGAAACACTACGAACCAACACCTCCTTGCTGAGAAGGCGAATTAAACATCCGTCACTGCGGCTGGTCTCCATGAAAATTGGGGATCTTTCGAAAACGGACGTGGTGATTGCCTATATCGAGAATATGGCCAATATGGACGTGGTTTCGGAGGTTCTTAGACGACTGAGTCGTATCCAAATCGACGGTATAGTTTCGGGAGACATGCTGGAGGAATTGATTGAGGATCATCCTTATTCTCCCTTCCCTCAGGTCTCTAATACGGAGCGTCCTGACATCGTGGCTTCCGACCTTTTGGAGGGGCGAGTTGCCATTATGGTGGATGGCACTCCTTCCGCTCTGATCGTTCCGGTTACCTTACCCATCTTTATGCAAGTCAATGATGACTATTATCAAAGAGCGATGATTGTTATTATTGTACGTACGATAAGATATTGGGGGGCATTTATAGCGCTTTTGGCTCCTAGCCTTTATATTGCCGTAACCACCTTTCATCAGGAAGTGCTGCCCACGACCTTGGTCTTGAGTATTGCAGCCAATCGTGAAGCGGTTCCTTTTTCTGCTCTTGGGGAGGCATTGCTCATGCTCCTTGCCCTGGAGATCCTTCAAGAGGGGGGACTGCGGCTCCCGAAGCCCATCGGACAGACGATTGGGATCGTCGGGGCTTTGATCATAGGAGACGCAGCTGTTAAGGCTGGTCTGATCAGCCCTATCATGGTTATTGTTATCGGTCTTACAGCAGTTTCCAGCTATACTATTCCCTACTACGACCTGGCGATTGCCATCCGTCTGATTCGGGTTCCCCTGATGATTTTGTCGGGAACGATGGGCTTTTTCGGCCTAGGAATCGGGCTCTACCTTACTATAATCCATTTGCTTGGGTTGCGGTCCTTTGGTACTCCTTACCTTAGTCCTATTGCCCCGTTTAAACTCCGTGCCTTTCTTCAAGATACTTTCGTCAGGGCACCCTGGTGGGCTTCCGGTGATGTACCGGATTTAGTAGATGTTCACGATACTAAGTCAGGGAGGAAAAAATAA
- a CDS encoding reductive dehalogenase — translation MIIEHSKAPIVLAKDFRRMQQKEIVTIRGFWDSQVIPIRQRIRENKYKQGDGSEGFTVIDRALNIAAWSTCYEYAPKNEYGCANSGLYAWDEEKSRQKATFTDLKEASLIVKDAARFLGASLVGIAEYDQKWVYSTWYDFSTKESIPAEFPFPVKSVIVIAVDTDYRGCLTSPSLISSAATGLGYSKMAETARKMATFIRMLGYNAIPSGNDTAISIPLAIQAGLGELGRNGMLITPEYGPRVRLLKVLTDMPLQPDKPITFGVSQFCMKCKKCAYSCPTGAIPLDSKPTMYGDSMSNCDGVLKWYTDPERCYKFWALNGAECSNCIACCPYNKWSSWHHGLTQRLKESIRDKPSVKKAEKNDSGIEKNTVPSEPGTSMADQSSKKREYNIVDYAICKAAAAISDYTAKDNCFVIHEQDLCEWSSKHNQSKMKFQDATQASFIVKRAAMFLGANLVGIADYDKRYMHSGLSFEPKSVIVMGFVMKDETRYINSSIIATASTGLGHSQMAGTEKKVATFIRELGFKAKPCGDETVPSIPLAIMAGLGECGRNGLLVTKEYGPRVQLCKIFTDLDLEPDIPIAFGLKDFCVSCAICSEVCPAHAISSSSNGSEFDKSVDTEKCYRYCVENNTKCYKCIISCPYNKYTSWADELTESMANLSMVSSKNKPEPALGFKKYIINENILKTWWKKE, via the coding sequence ATGATCATAGAGCATAGTAAGGCGCCCATAGTATTGGCAAAAGATTTTAGGCGAATGCAGCAAAAGGAGATAGTCACCATTCGTGGATTTTGGGATTCGCAAGTCATTCCAATTCGGCAGCGAATAAGGGAAAATAAATACAAACAAGGTGACGGTTCAGAAGGATTTACAGTGATTGATAGAGCACTGAATATCGCTGCCTGGTCAACCTGTTATGAATATGCTCCGAAAAATGAATACGGCTGCGCGAATTCCGGTTTGTATGCCTGGGATGAAGAAAAGAGTCGTCAGAAGGCAACCTTTACTGATTTAAAGGAGGCTTCCCTGATCGTCAAGGATGCTGCTAGGTTCCTGGGTGCGAGTTTGGTGGGTATAGCTGAATACGATCAAAAATGGGTATATTCCACTTGGTACGATTTTTCTACAAAAGAAAGTATTCCTGCCGAGTTTCCGTTTCCAGTTAAGAGTGTTATCGTCATAGCGGTAGACACTGATTATAGGGGATGCCTTACGTCACCCTCCTTAATTTCCAGTGCTGCCACAGGACTTGGCTATTCTAAAATGGCAGAAACAGCTAGAAAAATGGCAACATTCATTCGTATGCTTGGCTATAATGCTATTCCCAGTGGGAATGATACCGCCATAAGCATTCCTCTTGCAATACAGGCAGGACTCGGTGAATTGGGCCGAAATGGAATGCTCATTACCCCAGAATATGGCCCGAGAGTAAGACTTCTAAAAGTATTGACAGATATGCCCTTGCAACCAGATAAACCCATCACTTTTGGAGTGAGTCAGTTCTGCATGAAGTGCAAAAAGTGTGCTTATTCTTGTCCAACGGGTGCTATTCCCTTAGATTCCAAGCCTACAATGTACGGGGACTCTATGTCTAATTGCGATGGGGTATTAAAGTGGTATACCGATCCTGAAAGATGCTATAAATTTTGGGCACTAAACGGAGCAGAGTGCAGTAATTGTATAGCTTGTTGCCCATATAATAAATGGTCCAGCTGGCATCATGGTTTAACCCAGAGATTGAAAGAATCCATAAGGGACAAGCCCTCCGTGAAGAAGGCTGAGAAGAACGATAGTGGCATAGAGAAGAACACTGTTCCATCAGAGCCAGGAACTTCAATGGCGGACCAATCTTCAAAAAAACGAGAATACAACATAGTTGATTATGCCATCTGTAAAGCAGCAGCGGCAATTAGTGATTATACAGCAAAAGATAACTGCTTCGTAATTCATGAACAAGATTTATGTGAATGGAGTAGCAAACACAATCAGAGTAAGATGAAATTTCAAGACGCTACACAAGCTTCCTTTATAGTAAAAAGAGCCGCCATGTTTTTAGGTGCTAACCTAGTCGGCATAGCCGATTATGACAAGCGATACATGCATAGTGGCTTATCCTTCGAGCCTAAAAGTGTGATTGTAATGGGCTTCGTCATGAAAGATGAAACCCGCTATATAAACTCTTCGATAATAGCTACCGCTTCAACGGGCCTTGGCCATTCTCAAATGGCAGGAACTGAAAAAAAAGTCGCAACATTTATTAGGGAATTAGGCTTCAAGGCTAAACCCTGCGGCGATGAAACTGTACCCAGTATTCCTTTAGCAATAATGGCTGGATTAGGTGAATGCGGTAGAAATGGACTACTGGTTACCAAGGAGTATGGGCCAAGAGTTCAGTTGTGTAAGATATTTACGGATCTGGATTTAGAACCCGACATACCAATAGCTTTTGGATTGAAAGATTTTTGTGTTTCCTGTGCCATCTGCTCCGAGGTATGTCCGGCTCATGCTATTTCTAGTTCTTCGAATGGTTCTGAATTTGATAAGAGCGTCGATACCGAAAAATGCTATCGATACTGTGTTGAGAATAATACAAAATGTTATAAGTGTATTATTTCTTGTCCCTACAATAAGTACACAAGTTGGGCTGATGAGCTAACTGAATCTATGGCAAATCTGTCTATGGTTTCCTCAAAAAATAAGCCGGAGCCAGCACTTGGTTTCAAAAAATATATTATTAATGAAAATATTTTAAAAACTTGGTGGAAGAAGGAATAA
- the nifJ gene encoding pyruvate:ferredoxin (flavodoxin) oxidoreductase — translation MAKMKTMDGNEAAALASYAFTEVATIFPITPSSTMAELVDEWAAHNKKNIFGQPVKVVEMQSEAGAAGAVHGSLQAGALTTTYTASQGLLLMIPNMYKIAGELLPSVFHVSARALATHALSIFGDHQDVMSVRATGFAQLSSHNVQEALDLGFIAHLATIKAKVPFLHFFDGFRTSHEIQKIEVTDYDDVAKLLDRDALQAFRDNALNPERPVLRGTAQNPDVYFQGREVSNRYYDAVPDIVAHYMDEYAKITGREYHPFQYYGAEDAERVIIAMGSVCDTIEETVDYLVAQGEKVGVVKVHLFRPFSTKYLFKVLPKTVKTIAVLDRTKEPGSTGEPLYLDVKDSFYNHELKPVIVGGRYGLGSKDTTPSQVLAVYKNLAQAEPKNDFTIGIVDDVTFKSLPEDEIINTAPEGTIACKFWGLGSDGTVGANKQAIKIIGDHTTMYAQAYFQYDSKKSGGITISHVRFGKKPIKSPYYVSDANYVACHNQAYVGQYDLTKGLKKGGSFVLNCQWKPEELEEKLPASMKKFIAKNDIKLYIIDAVSIAREIGLGSRINMIMQSAFFKLANVIPVEEAIGYLKESVVKTYGRKGQNIVDMNNAAIDRGVDSLVKIDVPASWADAADAQAEAAATVDLPDYVANIQNVMNAQEGDSLPVSAFVGREDGTVPVGTTAYEKRGIAVVVPEWDVEKCIQCNQCSYVCPHAAIRPFLLNEEEVANAPEGFVTKKALGKEAEGLQLRVQVSPLDCTGCGNCAEVCPAKGKALVMKDSAEQTAEQAGNWEYALTVSNKAERFDITTVKGSQFAQPLLEFNGACPGCGETAYVKLLTQLYGDRMMIANATGCSSIWGGSAPSVPYTVNAKGQGPTWANSLFEDNAEFGYGMYLGVRQQREKLVLLMQEACETEISGDMKEAFQEWIAGMDDADASKAATVKVRAALDAYEGDSALIADIKGRKDHLVKKSQWIVGGDGWAYDIGYGGLDHVLASGDDVNILVMDTEVYSNTGGQSSKATPRAAVAKFAAAGKKIRKKDLGMMAMSYGYIYVAQVALGANMAQTIKAMKEAEAYKGPSIIIAYAPCINHGLKSGMSKSVTEAKKAVEAGYWHLYRFNPDLEDQGKNPFTLDSKEPTASFRDFLMGEVRYTSLINTFPETAEELFEGAEKYAKVRLDSYKRLASYKYE, via the coding sequence ATGGCAAAAATGAAGACAATGGATGGTAACGAAGCTGCTGCACTGGCGTCGTATGCGTTTACAGAAGTAGCAACCATCTTCCCGATCACTCCCTCTTCAACCATGGCTGAATTGGTAGATGAATGGGCTGCCCATAACAAGAAAAATATTTTTGGTCAACCTGTCAAAGTTGTTGAGATGCAATCTGAAGCAGGAGCTGCCGGTGCAGTTCACGGGTCCCTCCAGGCTGGTGCTCTTACCACCACCTACACAGCTTCTCAAGGTTTGCTCTTAATGATTCCGAATATGTATAAAATCGCCGGCGAGCTTTTGCCCAGCGTATTCCATGTTAGTGCTCGTGCTTTAGCTACTCATGCGCTTTCCATTTTCGGTGATCATCAGGATGTTATGTCCGTACGGGCTACCGGTTTTGCTCAATTGTCTTCACATAATGTTCAGGAAGCTTTAGACCTCGGCTTTATTGCCCATTTAGCCACAATCAAAGCCAAAGTTCCTTTCCTTCACTTCTTTGATGGATTCCGTACATCCCATGAAATTCAAAAAATCGAAGTGACAGATTATGATGATGTGGCAAAACTCTTAGACCGTGATGCTCTTCAAGCTTTCCGGGATAATGCTTTGAACCCTGAGCGTCCTGTTCTCCGTGGTACTGCCCAAAACCCGGATGTCTATTTCCAAGGCCGTGAAGTATCGAATCGTTATTATGATGCTGTTCCTGATATTGTAGCCCATTATATGGACGAATATGCTAAGATCACCGGCCGTGAATACCATCCATTCCAATACTATGGTGCTGAAGATGCTGAGCGTGTGATCATCGCCATGGGTTCTGTCTGTGATACAATTGAAGAAACTGTGGATTATTTAGTAGCACAAGGTGAAAAAGTGGGCGTGGTTAAGGTTCACCTCTTCCGTCCTTTCTCTACCAAATATCTGTTCAAGGTTCTTCCTAAGACCGTTAAAACTATCGCAGTTCTTGACCGGACCAAAGAGCCTGGCTCCACCGGTGAACCTCTCTATCTGGATGTTAAAGATTCCTTCTACAACCATGAATTAAAGCCTGTTATCGTGGGCGGACGTTATGGTTTAGGTTCTAAAGATACGACTCCTTCCCAAGTACTGGCTGTTTACAAGAATCTTGCCCAAGCTGAGCCTAAGAATGACTTCACCATCGGTATCGTGGACGATGTAACCTTCAAATCTTTACCGGAAGATGAAATCATCAACACTGCTCCTGAAGGCACTATTGCTTGTAAATTCTGGGGATTAGGCTCTGACGGTACCGTTGGCGCCAACAAACAAGCGATTAAAATTATTGGTGACCACACCACTATGTACGCTCAAGCTTATTTCCAATACGATTCGAAGAAATCCGGTGGTATCACCATTTCCCACGTTCGTTTTGGTAAAAAACCCATTAAATCCCCTTACTATGTATCCGATGCTAACTATGTTGCCTGCCATAACCAAGCTTATGTTGGTCAATATGATCTGACCAAAGGTCTGAAGAAAGGCGGCTCTTTCGTCCTGAATTGCCAATGGAAGCCTGAAGAATTGGAAGAAAAGCTTCCTGCTTCTATGAAGAAATTCATTGCTAAAAATGATATTAAACTCTACATTATTGATGCAGTCTCTATCGCTCGGGAAATCGGCTTAGGTTCCCGCATTAATATGATCATGCAATCTGCTTTCTTCAAGCTTGCTAATGTTATTCCTGTAGAAGAAGCGATCGGCTATCTCAAGGAATCCGTAGTCAAAACTTATGGTCGAAAAGGCCAAAACATTGTTGATATGAACAATGCTGCTATTGATCGTGGAGTGGATTCCCTGGTCAAGATTGATGTTCCTGCATCCTGGGCTGATGCTGCCGATGCACAAGCTGAAGCCGCTGCCACTGTGGATCTTCCTGATTATGTGGCTAACATCCAAAATGTCATGAATGCTCAAGAAGGAGACAGCCTTCCTGTCAGCGCTTTCGTAGGCCGTGAAGACGGAACGGTACCTGTAGGAACTACCGCTTACGAAAAACGCGGTATTGCTGTGGTTGTGCCTGAATGGGATGTTGAAAAGTGTATTCAATGTAACCAATGCTCTTATGTATGTCCTCATGCGGCTATCCGCCCATTCTTGCTGAATGAAGAAGAAGTTGCCAATGCTCCCGAAGGCTTCGTGACCAAGAAAGCCCTCGGTAAAGAAGCTGAAGGCCTCCAACTTCGCGTTCAAGTGAGCCCGCTGGATTGCACAGGCTGCGGAAACTGCGCCGAAGTATGCCCAGCTAAAGGCAAGGCCTTGGTCATGAAGGATTCGGCTGAACAGACTGCCGAGCAGGCCGGTAATTGGGAATATGCGCTGACCGTATCCAACAAAGCCGAGCGCTTTGATATTACTACCGTCAAAGGCAGCCAATTTGCACAACCTCTCCTCGAGTTCAACGGCGCTTGCCCAGGATGCGGAGAAACAGCTTATGTTAAGCTCCTCACCCAACTTTATGGAGATCGCATGATGATTGCCAACGCTACCGGATGTAGCTCCATCTGGGGTGGTAGTGCTCCTTCCGTACCGTATACTGTCAATGCTAAGGGACAAGGTCCTACCTGGGCTAACTCCCTCTTTGAGGACAATGCTGAGTTTGGTTACGGTATGTATCTTGGCGTTCGTCAACAACGGGAAAAACTGGTTCTGTTGATGCAAGAAGCTTGCGAAACTGAAATCAGCGGCGACATGAAGGAAGCTTTCCAAGAGTGGATCGCCGGTATGGATGATGCAGATGCTTCTAAAGCTGCAACGGTTAAGGTTCGTGCGGCTCTGGACGCTTACGAAGGCGATAGCGCTTTGATTGCCGATATTAAAGGCAGAAAAGATCATCTTGTTAAGAAATCCCAATGGATCGTCGGTGGAGACGGTTGGGCTTATGATATCGGTTATGGTGGTTTAGACCATGTCTTAGCTTCCGGAGACGATGTCAATATCCTGGTTATGGACACTGAAGTGTACTCCAATACCGGTGGTCAATCTTCCAAGGCTACACCTCGTGCCGCTGTTGCTAAGTTCGCGGCTGCTGGTAAGAAGATCCGCAAGAAAGACCTGGGTATGATGGCTATGAGCTATGGCTATATCTATGTAGCTCAAGTAGCTCTTGGCGCTAATATGGCTCAAACCATTAAAGCGATGAAAGAGGCAGAAGCTTACAAAGGACCTTCCATCATCATTGCTTATGCTCCTTGCATCAACCATGGACTGAAGTCCGGTATGTCGAAGAGCGTTACCGAAGCGAAGAAAGCTGTAGAGGCCGGTTACTGGCATCTCTATCGCTTCAACCCCGATCTTGAAGATCAAGGTAAAAATCCTTTCACCCTCGATTCCAAAGAACCTACAGCTTCCTTCCGTGACTTCCTCATGGGCGAAGTTCGTTACACCTCCTTGATTAACACCTTCCCGGAAACTGCAGAAGAACTCTTTGAAGGTGCCGAGAAATATGCGAAGGTTCGCTTGGATTCCTACAAACGCTTAGCAAGTTACAAATACGAATAA
- a CDS encoding Crp/Fnr family transcriptional regulator, producing MGKKIRYNQGEILIYADDQVEDVYFLLSGKAKQYVMSEEGREKILFILQSGDIVGDFSIFEKGETGFYVEAIEDLELLHLTLSDLQEALRKYPEFNLYILSSLSKKARNLVAQLEDTCFKDAETRVCDLLIELAFYEGKMDKDNPKITFRTSQQFISDMLGINRITTVKIIKNLKLMGLLDVRGNQYTINDLSLLQMYSLKDC from the coding sequence GTGGGTAAGAAAATAAGATATAACCAAGGGGAAATTCTAATTTATGCTGATGATCAGGTTGAAGATGTTTACTTCTTATTAAGCGGTAAAGCCAAGCAATACGTCATGTCTGAGGAAGGACGCGAAAAAATCCTGTTTATCCTTCAATCTGGTGATATTGTAGGAGATTTCTCTATCTTTGAAAAAGGGGAGACTGGATTTTACGTAGAAGCCATCGAAGATTTAGAGCTACTACATCTTACCTTATCGGATCTCCAGGAGGCCTTGCGTAAATATCCGGAATTTAATTTATATATCCTTTCTTCATTAAGTAAAAAAGCGAGAAACTTAGTGGCTCAACTTGAAGATACTTGTTTTAAAGATGCTGAGACACGGGTATGTGATCTCCTTATAGAGTTGGCTTTTTATGAAGGCAAAATGGACAAGGATAATCCTAAAATCACGTTCCGAACCAGTCAGCAATTTATCAGCGATATGCTGGGGATCAATAGGATTACAACCGTTAAGATAATTAAAAACTTAAAGCTAATGGGATTGCTTGATGTAAGAGGCAATCAGTACACGATCAATGACCTTTCATTACTGCAAATGTACTCTTTAAAGGATTGTTAA